One window of the Strix uralensis isolate ZFMK-TIS-50842 chromosome 3, bStrUra1, whole genome shotgun sequence genome contains the following:
- the GGPS1 gene encoding geranylgeranyl pyrophosphate synthase isoform X2, with the protein MDEMDETSKRILEPYQYLLQLPGKQVRTKLSQAFNHWLNVPQDKIQVIIEVTEMLHNASLLVDDIEDNSKLRRGFPVAHSIYGIPSVINCANYVYFLGLEKVLTLDHPDAVKVFTRQLLELHKGQGLDIYWRDTYTCPTEAEYKAMVLQKTGGLFGLAVGLMQLFSNYKKDLKPLLNTLGLFFQIRDDYANLHSKEYSENKSFCEDLTEGKFSFPTIHAIWSRPESTQVQNILRQRTENIDIKKYCVHYLENVGSFEYTRNTLKELECEAYKQIESLGGNPELVALVEQLSKMFKETEN; encoded by the exons gTAAGCAAGTGAGAACCAAACTGTCACAGGCCTTTAATCACTGGCTGAATGTTCCACAAGATAAAATACAG GTTATCATTGAAGTGACAGAGATGTTGCACAACGCAAGCCTACTTGTGGATGATATTGAAGATAACTCAAAGCTACGACGGGGCTTTCCAGTGGCACACAGTATCTATGGAATTCCATCTGTAATCAACTGTGCTAATTATGTGTATTTCCTTGGCTTAGAGAAGGTTTTAACCCTTGATCATCCAGATGCTGTTAAAGTTTTTACCCGTCAACTTCTGGAACTCCATAAAGGTCAAGGCTTGGATATTTACTGGAGGGATACTTACACCTGTCCTACGGAAGCTGAATATAAAGCTATGGTACTGCAGAAGACAGGTGGTCTCTTTGGATTAGCTGTAGGCCTCATGCAGCTGTTCTCAAATTACAAAAAAGACTTAAAGCCACTTCTTAACACACTTGGCCTCTTCTTCCAAATAAGAGATGACTATGCCAACTTGCACTCCAAAGAATATAGTGAAAACAAGAGTTTTTGTGAAGACTTAACTGAGGGCAAGTTCTCATTCCCAACCATTCATGCAATTTGGTCAAGACCTGAAAGTACTCAGGTGCAAAACATTTTACGTCAAAGGACAGAGAACatagatataaaaaaatactgtgtacATTACCTTGAAAATGTGGGTTCCTTTGAGTACACTCGAAATACGTTGAAAGAGCTTGAATGTGAAGCCTATAAACAAATTGAATCACTTGGGGGAAACCCTGAGCTTGTAGCACTAGTTGAACAGCTGAGCAAAATgttcaaagaaactgaaaattaa
- the GGPS1 gene encoding geranylgeranyl pyrophosphate synthase isoform X3, with the protein MLHNASLLVDDIEDNSKLRRGFPVAHSIYGIPSVINCANYVYFLGLEKVLTLDHPDAVKVFTRQLLELHKGQGLDIYWRDTYTCPTEAEYKAMVLQKTGGLFGLAVGLMQLFSNYKKDLKPLLNTLGLFFQIRDDYANLHSKEYSENKSFCEDLTEGKFSFPTIHAIWSRPESTQVQNILRQRTENIDIKKYCVHYLENVGSFEYTRNTLKELECEAYKQIESLGGNPELVALVEQLSKMFKETEN; encoded by the coding sequence ATGTTGCACAACGCAAGCCTACTTGTGGATGATATTGAAGATAACTCAAAGCTACGACGGGGCTTTCCAGTGGCACACAGTATCTATGGAATTCCATCTGTAATCAACTGTGCTAATTATGTGTATTTCCTTGGCTTAGAGAAGGTTTTAACCCTTGATCATCCAGATGCTGTTAAAGTTTTTACCCGTCAACTTCTGGAACTCCATAAAGGTCAAGGCTTGGATATTTACTGGAGGGATACTTACACCTGTCCTACGGAAGCTGAATATAAAGCTATGGTACTGCAGAAGACAGGTGGTCTCTTTGGATTAGCTGTAGGCCTCATGCAGCTGTTCTCAAATTACAAAAAAGACTTAAAGCCACTTCTTAACACACTTGGCCTCTTCTTCCAAATAAGAGATGACTATGCCAACTTGCACTCCAAAGAATATAGTGAAAACAAGAGTTTTTGTGAAGACTTAACTGAGGGCAAGTTCTCATTCCCAACCATTCATGCAATTTGGTCAAGACCTGAAAGTACTCAGGTGCAAAACATTTTACGTCAAAGGACAGAGAACatagatataaaaaaatactgtgtacATTACCTTGAAAATGTGGGTTCCTTTGAGTACACTCGAAATACGTTGAAAGAGCTTGAATGTGAAGCCTATAAACAAATTGAATCACTTGGGGGAAACCCTGAGCTTGTAGCACTAGTTGAACAGCTGAGCAAAATgttcaaagaaactgaaaattaa